From one Euzebya sp. genomic stretch:
- the moaC gene encoding cyclic pyranopterin monophosphate synthase MoaC, which produces MATDPSTPSLTHLDDRGHARMVDVGGKDVTARSATASAVVRLRSDTAALLVEGRLPKGDAIATARLAGITAAKRTPDLIPLCHVIALAGVEVEIDVDAAEGRVAITATARAADRTGVEMEALVAASTAALTIYDMTKAVERGAVIEHVRLEHKVGGKSGDWHREGTPTAAGEGEG; this is translated from the coding sequence ATGGCCACCGACCCCTCCACCCCCTCCCTCACCCACCTCGACGACCGCGGCCACGCCCGCATGGTCGACGTGGGCGGCAAGGACGTCACCGCCCGCAGCGCGACCGCATCCGCGGTGGTGCGGCTGCGGTCCGACACCGCGGCGCTGCTGGTCGAGGGTCGCCTCCCGAAGGGCGACGCCATCGCCACCGCGCGGCTGGCGGGCATCACCGCGGCCAAGCGCACGCCGGATCTGATACCGCTGTGCCACGTCATCGCGCTGGCCGGCGTCGAGGTCGAGATCGACGTCGACGCTGCCGAGGGGCGGGTGGCGATCACCGCGACCGCCCGCGCCGCGGATCGCACGGGTGTCGAGATGGAGGCGTTGGTCGCCGCCTCCACCGCCGCGCTGACCATCTACGACATGACCAAGGCCGTCGAGCGCGGCGCGGTCATCGAGCACGTCCGCCTGGAGCACAAGGTCGGCGGGAAGAGCGGCGACTGGCACCGCGAGGGCACCCCCACGGCGGCGGGGGAGGGGGAGGGGTAG
- a CDS encoding molybdenum cofactor biosynthesis protein B, whose product MRIITVSTRASAGVYDDDAGPAVAEVLSRAGHTVLGIAVVPDGREGVSAAIVEACADADVVITNGGTGLHPKDTTPEATADVIDREVPGIAQAIRAASLAITPMAMLSRATAGIRGSTLVVNVPGSPKGARESVEVLLDVLSHAVDQLSAGDHPR is encoded by the coding sequence GTGCGCATCATCACCGTCTCGACCCGGGCGAGCGCCGGCGTGTACGACGACGACGCCGGTCCCGCGGTCGCCGAGGTGCTGAGCCGGGCCGGTCACACCGTCCTCGGGATCGCCGTCGTCCCCGACGGTCGCGAGGGCGTGTCCGCCGCGATCGTCGAGGCGTGCGCCGACGCCGACGTCGTCATCACCAACGGCGGGACGGGGCTGCACCCGAAGGACACCACCCCCGAGGCCACCGCGGACGTGATCGACCGCGAGGTGCCGGGCATCGCCCAGGCCATACGGGCGGCGTCGCTCGCGATCACCCCGATGGCGATGCTGTCGCGGGCCACCGCCGGCATCCGAGGGTCGACGTTGGTCGTCAACGTGCCGGGTTCGCCGAAGGGTGCCCGTGAGTCCGTCGAGGTCCTCCTCGACGTGCTGTCACACGCCGTGGACCAGCTCTCAGCGGGCGATCACCCCCGGTAA
- a CDS encoding haloacid dehalogenase yields MTDHDLSELGRDAYDDLQARHDAREVALRSSRQSIRASANAIRAAHRGELEAARDLVGDSADHLRRAVDACDGLPMIRWAGFVADAEKEYAEARCTLAVLSGDPLPSAAEVGVDTAAWLNGLAETVGELRRFLLDNLRAIDRPDRMDRCETLLQTMDDIYSMLVTIDFPDGITSGLRRSTDVARSILERTRGDFTTAQLQERLRDALDAHPGPTPPHHGSTPRTTD; encoded by the coding sequence GTGACCGACCACGACCTGAGCGAGCTCGGTCGGGACGCCTACGACGACCTGCAGGCACGTCACGACGCGCGCGAGGTGGCGCTCCGCTCCTCCCGCCAGTCCATCCGCGCGAGCGCGAACGCGATCAGGGCGGCGCACCGGGGTGAGCTCGAGGCCGCCCGGGACCTGGTGGGTGACAGCGCCGACCACCTCCGGCGGGCGGTGGACGCCTGCGACGGGCTGCCGATGATCCGCTGGGCCGGGTTCGTCGCGGACGCGGAGAAGGAGTACGCCGAGGCCCGCTGCACCCTGGCCGTGCTGTCCGGGGACCCGCTGCCCTCCGCCGCGGAGGTCGGGGTTGACACCGCCGCGTGGTTGAACGGGCTGGCCGAGACCGTCGGCGAGCTGCGCCGGTTCCTCCTCGACAACCTCCGCGCCATCGACCGGCCCGACCGGATGGACCGCTGCGAGACGCTCCTGCAGACCATGGACGACATCTACTCGATGCTCGTCACCATCGACTTCCCCGACGGCATCACCTCCGGGCTGCGCCGCTCCACCGACGTCGCCCGCTCCATCCTCGAGCGCACCCGCGGCGACTTCACCACGGCCCAGCTCCAGGAGCGCCTCCGCGACGCCCTCGACGCCCACCCCGGCCCGACCCCCCCGCACCACGGATCGACTCCCCGCACCACGGATTGA
- a CDS encoding HAD family hydrolase produces the protein MVKIVASDIDGTLLRSDGTVSERTRRAVAAVEESGVTFVLVTGRPPRWLAPVRDQLGHRGVAICANGALVLDLHTDEVVTVDAFEPDVGRSVLDALRDLADDLNFGVEWPDGFGHGRGYPRGIRQSELVRDVVFEIDDDEEFFSRPVIKVLVRGDGQVVDELASRAVEVTDGMATVTWSSTGLLEISASGVTKASALERLAGQHGATSEDVVAFGDMPNDLAMLEWVGRGIAVANAHPLVLDVADETTASNDDDGVAQVLESLVTPP, from the coding sequence ATGGTGAAGATCGTCGCATCGGACATCGACGGGACGCTCCTCCGCAGCGACGGGACGGTCAGCGAGCGGACGCGGCGCGCGGTCGCGGCGGTCGAGGAGTCCGGCGTCACGTTCGTGCTGGTCACCGGACGCCCGCCCCGCTGGCTGGCGCCGGTCCGCGACCAGCTCGGGCACCGCGGGGTGGCGATCTGCGCCAACGGCGCGCTGGTGCTCGACCTGCACACCGACGAGGTCGTCACCGTCGACGCCTTCGAGCCGGACGTCGGCCGCTCCGTTCTCGACGCCCTCCGCGACCTGGCCGACGACCTGAACTTCGGGGTCGAGTGGCCTGACGGGTTCGGCCACGGCCGTGGCTACCCCCGCGGGATCCGGCAGTCCGAGCTGGTCCGCGACGTCGTGTTCGAGATCGACGACGACGAGGAGTTCTTCAGCCGCCCGGTCATCAAGGTCCTGGTGCGCGGCGACGGCCAGGTGGTCGACGAGCTCGCCAGCCGCGCGGTCGAGGTCACCGACGGCATGGCCACCGTGACCTGGTCGAGCACCGGCCTGCTGGAGATCTCCGCGTCGGGGGTCACCAAGGCGTCGGCGCTCGAGCGGCTCGCCGGCCAGCACGGGGCGACCAGCGAGGACGTGGTCGCCTTCGGCGACATGCCGAACGACCTGGCCATGCTCGAGTGGGTGGGTCGGGGCATCGCCGTCGCCAACGCCCACCCGCTGGTGCTGGACGTGGCGGACGAGACGACGGCCAGCAACGACGACGACGGGGTGGCCCAGGTCCTCGAGTCGCTGGTCACCCCTCCCTGA
- a CDS encoding phospholipid carrier-dependent glycosyltransferase, protein MSTDIEPEPRTAAPPDHGTPRPDGGGRDARWWTWSVILPLVVVLAAGVVRFHQLGSPERCYFDETYYYYDARDYLDVGTETSFAVHPPVGKWIIAGGLAAFGVDEGSPIDEAVVVEDDNCADDEGDDPNPAARAREAAESFARRVMAALFGTGAVAVAYAIGLRLFRRRSAALLGAALLAVDGLAVTMSRIAMLDIFLQLFVLLGVLALLIDRDRLWEGAPDHPFVEGDGPLEGDPAPASLPRPDRRWLWLAGLFLGLAVATKLSGLAALGLAWAWVLASELWYRRRVTGRWTTELVPAVSRGFLALVLVPIAVYLVSYAGWFANFEDTRKADRCDPAAAVAPTVAAEGGDDEGEGACAGIDGVAQVAAGWWEEQLEILRFHRDLEADHPYRAPATTWALMTRPVAYYYESCPAEGPADGETCEVTPGTVAEVLGMGNPAIWWMALIGYPWLLYLAFARRSWPALTIALFLFGQSLPYLLSPRPVFLFYLTPVVPFIALTLAYLSDEALDSESMRWVPATIAVVAMAGFAFWAPIFLGIEIPRSTWDVLILFDSWV, encoded by the coding sequence ATGAGCACCGACATCGAGCCCGAGCCGCGGACGGCGGCCCCCCCGGACCACGGGACCCCCCGCCCCGACGGGGGTGGCCGGGACGCCCGCTGGTGGACCTGGAGCGTGATCCTGCCCCTCGTGGTGGTGCTGGCCGCCGGCGTGGTCCGGTTCCACCAGCTCGGCTCCCCGGAGCGCTGCTACTTCGACGAGACGTACTACTACTACGACGCCCGCGACTACCTCGACGTCGGCACCGAGACCTCCTTCGCCGTCCACCCGCCGGTCGGGAAGTGGATCATCGCGGGTGGACTGGCCGCCTTCGGCGTCGACGAGGGCTCACCGATCGACGAGGCGGTGGTCGTCGAGGACGACAACTGCGCGGACGACGAGGGGGACGACCCGAACCCGGCCGCCCGCGCCCGCGAGGCCGCAGAGTCCTTCGCCCGTCGGGTCATGGCGGCCCTGTTCGGCACGGGCGCGGTCGCGGTGGCCTACGCCATCGGCCTGCGCCTGTTCCGGCGCCGGTCCGCCGCCCTGCTGGGCGCGGCCCTGCTGGCCGTCGACGGGCTCGCCGTGACGATGTCGCGGATCGCGATGCTGGACATCTTCCTCCAGCTCTTCGTGCTGCTCGGCGTGCTGGCGCTGCTGATCGACCGCGATCGCCTGTGGGAGGGGGCACCGGACCACCCGTTCGTGGAGGGGGACGGGCCGCTCGAGGGGGATCCCGCGCCGGCGTCCCTGCCGCGACCCGATCGCCGCTGGCTGTGGCTCGCCGGGCTGTTCCTCGGCTTGGCGGTCGCCACGAAGCTGTCCGGGCTGGCGGCGCTCGGCCTCGCCTGGGCCTGGGTCCTCGCGAGCGAGCTCTGGTACCGCCGCAGGGTGACCGGGCGTTGGACCACCGAGCTGGTGCCGGCGGTGTCCCGCGGCTTCCTCGCCCTGGTGCTGGTGCCCATCGCCGTCTACCTCGTCAGCTACGCCGGCTGGTTCGCCAACTTCGAGGACACCCGGAAGGCTGATCGGTGCGACCCGGCCGCGGCGGTGGCGCCGACGGTCGCCGCGGAGGGTGGGGACGATGAGGGGGAGGGGGCCTGCGCCGGCATCGACGGGGTCGCGCAGGTGGCCGCAGGGTGGTGGGAGGAGCAGCTCGAGATCCTGCGCTTCCACCGCGACCTCGAGGCCGACCACCCCTACCGGGCACCCGCGACGACGTGGGCGCTGATGACCCGGCCGGTCGCGTACTACTACGAGTCCTGCCCGGCGGAGGGGCCGGCGGACGGGGAGACCTGCGAGGTGACCCCGGGCACCGTCGCCGAGGTGCTGGGGATGGGCAACCCGGCGATCTGGTGGATGGCCCTGATCGGCTACCCCTGGCTGCTGTACCTCGCGTTCGCCCGACGGTCCTGGCCGGCGCTGACCATCGCGCTCTTCCTGTTCGGCCAGTCGCTGCCGTACCTGCTGAGCCCGCGGCCGGTGTTCCTCTTCTACCTGACCCCGGTCGTGCCGTTCATCGCGCTGACCCTCGCCTACCTGTCCGATGAGGCCCTCGACTCGGAGTCGATGCGGTGGGTGCCGGCCACGATCGCCGTGGTGGCGATGGCCGGGTTCGCGTTCTGGGCGCCGATCTTCCTCGGCATCGAGATCCCGCGGTCGACCTGGGACGTGCTCATCCTGTTCGACAGCTGGGTGTAG
- the rsmI gene encoding 16S rRNA (cytidine(1402)-2'-O)-methyltransferase, which produces MNADIAPGGGQLVLVATPIGNLDDLSPRAARTLGSADLVACEDTRRTGRLLAHLGVDVPLTAVHDHNEQRRAAEICDRVAAGQVVVLVSDAGTPGISDPGYAVVRAAVARDLPVTAIPGPAAFVHALVISGLPTDRFAFEGFLPRKAGARRDRLAAVAADDRTLLFYVAPHRAADDLAAMAEVLGPDRPAVLTRELTKLHEEALRGTLGSLAAMTAEAAPRGEVTVVVAPAPVVDPEAAVDDAELARRVDDLVAGGLSRRDAVRRVADEAGVSKRRVYDVGH; this is translated from the coding sequence GTGAACGCCGACATCGCGCCGGGGGGTGGCCAGCTGGTCCTGGTCGCGACCCCCATCGGGAACCTCGACGACCTCTCACCGCGTGCCGCCCGGACGCTCGGGTCCGCGGACCTCGTCGCCTGCGAGGACACCCGCCGCACCGGCCGCCTGCTGGCCCACCTGGGCGTGGACGTCCCGCTCACCGCAGTCCACGACCACAACGAGCAGCGCCGAGCCGCGGAGATCTGCGACCGCGTGGCCGCCGGCCAGGTCGTCGTCCTGGTCAGCGACGCCGGCACGCCCGGCATCAGCGACCCCGGGTACGCGGTCGTGCGCGCGGCGGTGGCGCGCGACCTCCCCGTCACCGCGATCCCCGGCCCGGCCGCGTTCGTCCACGCCCTCGTCATCTCCGGGCTGCCGACCGACCGGTTCGCCTTCGAGGGGTTCCTGCCGCGCAAGGCCGGTGCCAGGCGGGATCGGCTGGCCGCCGTCGCCGCGGACGACCGGACCCTGCTGTTCTACGTCGCCCCCCACCGCGCGGCCGACGACCTGGCAGCGATGGCGGAGGTGCTCGGCCCCGACCGCCCTGCGGTGCTGACCAGGGAGCTGACGAAGCTGCATGAGGAGGCGCTCCGCGGCACGCTCGGCTCGCTGGCCGCGATGACGGCGGAGGCGGCCCCGCGCGGCGAGGTAACCGTGGTGGTCGCCCCCGCCCCGGTGGTGGACCCGGAAGCTGCCGTCGACGACGCCGAGCTGGCCCGACGCGTCGACGACCTGGTCGCCGGCGGCCTCAGCCGCCGTGACGCGGTCCGGCGGGTCGCCGACGAGGCGGGGGTCTCCAAGCGCCGCGTGTACGACGTCGGCCACTGA
- a CDS encoding thioredoxin family protein has protein sequence MASVSEMIPLGTTAPDFNLREVTNGALTTLDDLPGDALVVMFLSRHCPYVVHVQEGLSALVDEYVEAGRPVSFVGICSNDAASHPDDAPESLAEQKRLVGFSFPYLHDETQEVARAYGAACTPDFFVFDADRRLAYRGQMDGARPGNDEVPVSGIDLRKAIDLVLDGKPVPEPHLPSMGCGIKWRG, from the coding sequence ATGGCTTCAGTCTCGGAGATGATCCCGCTCGGCACGACCGCTCCCGACTTCAACCTGCGCGAGGTGACCAACGGCGCGCTCACGACCCTCGACGACCTCCCCGGCGACGCGCTGGTCGTCATGTTCCTGTCGCGGCACTGCCCCTACGTGGTGCACGTCCAGGAGGGGTTGAGCGCGCTCGTCGACGAGTACGTCGAGGCGGGGCGGCCCGTCTCCTTCGTCGGCATCTGCAGCAACGACGCCGCGAGCCACCCCGACGACGCGCCGGAGAGCCTGGCCGAGCAGAAGCGCCTGGTCGGCTTCTCGTTCCCCTACCTGCACGACGAGACCCAGGAGGTCGCCCGTGCCTACGGGGCCGCGTGCACGCCGGACTTCTTCGTCTTCGACGCGGACCGGCGGCTGGCCTACCGCGGGCAGATGGACGGGGCGCGCCCGGGCAACGACGAGGTCCCGGTCAGCGGCATCGACCTGCGCAAGGCCATCGACCTGGTCCTCGACGGCAAGCCCGTCCCCGAGCCGCACCTGCCGTCGATGGGCTGCGGCATCAAGTGGCGCGGCTGA
- a CDS encoding choice-of-anchor L domain-containing protein has translation MARPIRTALLTALAAALALTALPAAAVTETDDTVGIVKEGVAPSNAEIAVRLSEVTELQDATQVVVARDDRFADALASGVLQGESPMLLVPSTGPIPPRVLGELARLAPSDVVILGGDQAVAPDVEAQIQDLGVQTERRAGASRFETAVEIAATDAPDATTAILARAFPSPGSVDDTQAFADTLGVGAWAAEEGWPVMLTETDRLTPTTRDYLVGSAVEDIKLIGGTAAISDGVEAELESLGFTVERIAGQDRFGTAVEIAGKRGADSAADVAQVLVVDSQFANAWAGGLAAAAYSAANDAPIVLTSGATVPPSTEAFLASGTNGESDTPITCVAFPAACEQARVQIGLPAAAVVSSDAPDGAGVAPGQTLTVTIDSGGRPVSDVIASGSCLDGPTSPGTSTTVTVTLSDPLPEISCELRIDFTIDTGAGFAQDGGLHQTEILTYTTFIPDPEGGLSLVPSGGPLDARQLASNLVGDDVQVFNATLTGGAEAAGLFAGGGDVLGFDQGIALSTGFVADLVGPNDTSGTSGSLGMPGDAQLTGLSGNDTFDASVLQFDFVADPSATTVAFDYVFGSEEYSEFVGSTFNDVFAFNVNGQNCAVVAGSPVSVNTINAETNAGSYRSNEAGEFDIELDGLTTTLTCAAPINPGGANTLRLAIADASDDILDSAVLIRAASFAVG, from the coding sequence ATGGCACGTCCGATCCGCACCGCCCTCCTGACCGCGCTGGCAGCGGCACTGGCGCTCACCGCGCTGCCCGCCGCCGCGGTCACCGAGACCGACGACACGGTCGGCATCGTGAAGGAGGGCGTCGCGCCGTCCAACGCCGAGATCGCCGTGAGGCTGAGCGAGGTGACGGAGCTGCAGGACGCCACGCAGGTGGTCGTGGCGCGTGACGACCGCTTCGCCGACGCGCTCGCATCGGGTGTGCTCCAGGGCGAGTCGCCCATGCTGTTGGTCCCGTCCACCGGTCCGATCCCCCCGCGCGTGCTGGGGGAGCTCGCGCGGCTGGCGCCGTCCGACGTGGTGATCCTCGGTGGTGACCAAGCCGTCGCCCCCGACGTCGAGGCGCAGATCCAGGACCTCGGCGTGCAGACCGAGCGTCGCGCCGGGGCTTCCCGCTTCGAGACCGCCGTCGAGATCGCCGCGACCGACGCGCCGGACGCCACCACCGCGATCCTGGCCCGCGCCTTCCCCTCCCCCGGGTCGGTCGACGACACCCAGGCGTTCGCCGACACCCTCGGCGTGGGGGCGTGGGCGGCGGAGGAGGGCTGGCCGGTCATGCTGACCGAGACCGACCGGCTGACGCCCACGACGCGGGACTACCTGGTGGGCTCAGCGGTCGAGGACATCAAGCTGATCGGCGGCACGGCCGCGATCAGCGACGGGGTCGAGGCGGAGCTCGAGTCCCTCGGCTTCACCGTCGAGCGCATCGCCGGCCAGGACCGCTTCGGCACCGCCGTGGAGATCGCCGGCAAGCGCGGCGCGGACAGCGCCGCCGACGTCGCCCAGGTGCTGGTCGTCGACAGCCAGTTCGCGAACGCCTGGGCCGGTGGGCTCGCCGCGGCGGCGTACTCCGCCGCCAACGACGCGCCGATCGTGCTGACGTCCGGCGCGACGGTGCCGCCGTCGACGGAGGCGTTCCTCGCGTCGGGCACGAACGGGGAGTCCGACACGCCGATCACCTGCGTGGCGTTCCCCGCGGCCTGCGAGCAGGCCCGCGTCCAGATCGGGTTGCCCGCCGCGGCCGTGGTGTCGTCCGACGCCCCCGACGGGGCCGGCGTCGCGCCCGGCCAGACCCTCACCGTGACCATCGACAGCGGCGGGCGGCCGGTGTCGGACGTGATCGCCTCCGGCTCCTGCCTGGACGGTCCCACGTCGCCGGGGACGTCCACCACCGTGACGGTGACGTTGTCCGATCCGCTGCCCGAGATCTCCTGCGAGCTCCGGATCGACTTCACGATCGACACCGGCGCGGGCTTCGCCCAGGACGGCGGCCTGCACCAGACGGAGATCCTGACCTACACGACCTTCATCCCCGACCCGGAGGGCGGGCTCAGCCTGGTGCCGAGCGGCGGGCCGCTCGACGCGCGCCAGCTGGCCAGCAACCTGGTCGGCGACGATGTCCAGGTGTTCAACGCGACGCTGACCGGCGGGGCAGAGGCCGCCGGCCTGTTCGCCGGCGGCGGGGACGTCCTCGGCTTCGACCAGGGCATCGCCCTGTCGACCGGCTTCGTGGCCGACCTGGTCGGGCCGAACGACACCAGCGGCACGAGCGGCAGCCTCGGGATGCCCGGGGACGCCCAGCTGACCGGCCTGTCCGGCAACGACACCTTCGACGCGTCCGTGCTGCAGTTCGACTTCGTCGCCGACCCCTCCGCCACGACGGTCGCCTTCGACTACGTCTTCGGGTCCGAGGAGTACTCGGAGTTCGTCGGCAGCACCTTCAACGACGTGTTCGCCTTCAACGTCAACGGCCAGAACTGCGCCGTCGTCGCGGGTTCCCCGGTCAGCGTGAACACGATCAACGCCGAGACCAACGCGGGGTCCTACCGGAGCAACGAGGCTGGCGAGTTCGACATCGAGCTCGACGGCCTGACCACGACGCTGACCTGCGCGGCGCCGATCAACCCGGGCGGCGCGAACACCCTCCGCCTGGCGATCGCCGACGCGAGCGACGACATCCTCGACTCCGCGGTGCTGATCCGGGCGGCGAGCTTCGCTGTCGGCTGA
- the metG gene encoding methionine--tRNA ligase, translating into MARHLITSALPYINGVKHLGNLVGSMLPADVYARYLRSRGHEVLAICATDEHGTPAELAAMEAGQSVEEYCAEQHEIQKDLGERFGLSWDHFGRTSRPQNHELTNHLADALDRNGYLEERAIQQVYSPSEGRFLPDRYVTGTCPHCGFERARGDQCENCGRLLDPTDLIDPRSTVTGATDLEVRESRSVFLLQSKLADEVRTWIESQDQWPNLPRSIALKWLDEGLKDRDITRDLAWGIPVRRPGLEHKVWYVWFDAPIGYIGATKEWSDLDPDIRDWRSWWWDSPEVTYTEFMGKDNVAFHTVSFPVTLIGSGEPWHKVDFLKAFNWLTYYGGKFSTSQGIGVFMDDALELLPADYWRWYLIANAPESDDASFTWPLFAQAVNGDLVGRLGNFVNRTLSLTAKRFGEAVPEGGQPGDVEAQLAADVQTKLDEVAGHFEAMEFRKVTRAIRELWSLGDAYLERREPWRLIKAEAAPWGDQTGQEAAAAVLRTAINLIPVLAGAAASIIPTAAGTARAAVGVEGTTWPTVDLTALEPGRPFTVPPLLFRRIEDEEVEAWTARFGGPADVA; encoded by the coding sequence ATGGCCCGACACCTCATCACCAGCGCCCTGCCGTACATCAACGGCGTCAAGCACCTCGGCAACCTCGTCGGCTCGATGCTGCCCGCCGACGTGTACGCGCGGTACCTGCGCTCGCGGGGTCACGAGGTGCTCGCGATCTGCGCGACCGACGAGCACGGCACCCCGGCCGAGCTCGCGGCGATGGAGGCCGGCCAGTCGGTCGAGGAGTACTGCGCCGAGCAGCACGAGATCCAGAAGGACCTCGGCGAGCGGTTCGGGCTGAGCTGGGACCACTTCGGCCGCACGAGCCGACCGCAGAACCACGAGCTCACCAACCACCTCGCCGACGCCCTCGACCGCAACGGCTACCTCGAGGAGCGGGCGATCCAGCAGGTCTACTCCCCCTCCGAGGGGCGCTTCCTGCCCGACCGGTACGTCACCGGGACCTGCCCGCACTGCGGCTTCGAGCGGGCGCGCGGCGACCAGTGCGAGAACTGCGGTCGGCTGCTCGACCCGACCGACCTGATCGACCCCCGCTCGACGGTGACCGGTGCCACGGACCTCGAGGTGCGCGAGTCGCGGAGCGTCTTCCTGCTCCAGTCGAAGCTGGCCGACGAGGTCCGCACCTGGATCGAGTCCCAGGACCAGTGGCCGAACCTGCCCCGCTCGATCGCGCTCAAGTGGCTCGACGAGGGGCTGAAGGACCGCGACATCACCCGGGACCTCGCCTGGGGGATCCCCGTCCGACGGCCCGGGCTCGAGCACAAGGTCTGGTACGTCTGGTTCGACGCCCCCATCGGCTACATCGGCGCGACCAAGGAGTGGTCGGACCTCGACCCTGACATCCGGGACTGGCGCAGCTGGTGGTGGGACTCGCCCGAGGTGACCTACACCGAGTTCATGGGCAAGGACAACGTCGCGTTCCACACCGTGTCGTTCCCGGTCACGCTGATCGGGTCGGGCGAGCCGTGGCACAAGGTCGACTTCCTGAAGGCCTTCAACTGGCTGACCTACTACGGCGGGAAGTTCTCCACCTCACAGGGCATCGGCGTGTTCATGGACGACGCGCTCGAGCTGCTCCCCGCCGACTACTGGCGCTGGTACCTGATCGCCAACGCGCCGGAGTCCGACGACGCCAGCTTCACCTGGCCGCTGTTCGCCCAGGCGGTGAACGGCGACCTCGTCGGCCGGCTCGGCAACTTCGTCAACCGGACGCTGTCGTTGACCGCCAAGCGCTTCGGCGAGGCGGTGCCCGAGGGCGGGCAGCCGGGCGACGTGGAGGCGCAGCTGGCCGCCGACGTCCAGACGAAGCTCGACGAGGTCGCCGGGCACTTCGAGGCCATGGAGTTCCGCAAGGTGACCCGCGCGATCCGCGAGCTGTGGTCGCTGGGCGACGCCTACCTCGAGCGCCGCGAGCCGTGGCGGCTGATCAAGGCCGAGGCCGCGCCGTGGGGCGACCAGACGGGGCAGGAGGCCGCCGCAGCCGTCCTCCGGACCGCGATCAACCTCATCCCGGTCCTGGCCGGCGCCGCTGCGTCGATCATCCCGACGGCCGCCGGCACCGCGCGCGCCGCGGTGGGGGTGGAGGGGACGACGTGGCCGACCGTCGACCTGACCGCCCTCGAACCGGGCCGGCCGTTCACCGTCCCGCCCCTCCTCTTCCGCCGGATCGAGGACGAGGAGGTCGAGGCCTGGACCGCCCGCTTCGGCGGTCCGGCCGACGTGGCCTGA
- a CDS encoding Bax inhibitor-1/YccA family protein codes for MRTSNPTLSSSAFNRLGASQGGAVASGGYGGGAITGPNPVFTGESAAPPFARTDAFTVEGAIYKTGALLAILAVAALAAGALLPESAYYPALIGGVIAGLVLVVAISVKPNLAPALAPAYALVEGVVIGVVTVVIESQPGLDGIATQAAIGTIGVLAVMLTLYRTGVIKVTQRFRMVVLAATGAIFLTYLASFVLGFFGVEFGFLHGNSMLSIGISVVIIGVAALNLALDFDFIENAARAGLPAKTEWYAAFGLLVTLVWLYLEILRLLAKLQSRD; via the coding sequence ATGCGGACCTCCAACCCGACCTTGTCATCCTCGGCGTTCAACCGGCTCGGCGCGAGCCAGGGGGGCGCGGTCGCCAGCGGGGGATACGGCGGCGGTGCGATCACAGGCCCGAACCCGGTGTTCACCGGCGAGTCGGCTGCCCCGCCGTTCGCCCGCACGGACGCCTTCACCGTCGAGGGCGCGATCTACAAGACCGGCGCGCTGCTCGCCATCCTGGCCGTCGCCGCGCTGGCCGCCGGGGCGCTGCTGCCGGAGTCGGCCTACTACCCGGCGCTGATCGGCGGCGTGATCGCGGGCCTGGTCCTGGTCGTCGCGATCAGCGTCAAGCCGAACCTGGCACCGGCGCTCGCGCCCGCCTACGCACTGGTCGAGGGCGTCGTCATCGGCGTCGTCACCGTGGTCATCGAGAGCCAGCCGGGACTCGACGGGATCGCCACGCAGGCCGCGATCGGCACGATCGGTGTGCTCGCGGTGATGCTGACGCTGTACCGGACCGGGGTCATCAAGGTGACCCAGCGGTTCCGGATGGTCGTGCTGGCCGCGACCGGCGCGATCTTCCTGACCTACCTCGCGTCGTTCGTCCTCGGGTTCTTCGGCGTCGAGTTCGGCTTCCTGCACGGCAACTCGATGCTCTCCATCGGCATCTCGGTGGTGATCATCGGGGTGGCGGCGCTGAACCTGGCGCTCGACTTCGACTTCATCGAGAACGCCGCCCGCGCCGGCCTGCCCGCCAAGACCGAGTGGTACGCCGCCTTCGGCCTGCTCGTCACCCTCGTCTGGCTGTACCTCGAGATCCTGCGCCTCCTCGCGAAGCTGCAGTCGCGCGACTGA